GAATACCCGAGCTTGTTGGTGTTTCTTCTGCGATCTCACACCCCAGATCGTTTGGTTAATGATGGCAGACGGGAACTTCTCGTCAGAAAACTCCTTGAAAATCTTGCTGGTCGCCTTGTTCACGTCGGGATGAAGCAAGAGCCAGTTTGCAAACTCCGTGTTGATCTGGGTCCATGGCAAGGATATCCCAGCCGTTTTCCTGACAAATGTCTTTCACCAACTGTCTGAATCGCTCTTCCACTTGGTTTACAACACTTTTCTGCGATAACGTGGGCAGAAAACAACTCTATGCTTGTCCCATAGTTTTAGTTGTATCAGTATTTTATAAATACTACAACAACTAAAAAAATGTTGCTCCTTTCTCGTTGGTTTTCACATTTTCCTCTTCCAAACCCTATCTTCGTCCACTTGAATGAAAAATACAAGAAAAGCGCCCGTAGGGGCGCACAGGTTGATGACAGGGTAGTCAAACCCACAGTTCCGTTTTCCCTCTCGCTCCTCTTTCAACAAGTTCAAAGGTCACTCGCAGGAAAACGGCCCCCTCACTTAGAGGAGCAGGCCCGAATTTCCCGTCAAGTGCGATGCAGTTACGGGAATTCGAATCCCGCGGCGTTTGGGAGGCTGCATCTATTTCCCCTCACCCTTGCGAACGTTGAACCGCTTCCTGCAAACCAGGTCCAAACGGCGGACGGATCACGCCATGCTCAGTAATGATCGCAGTGACGAGTTCGGCCGGGGTGACATCGAATGCAGGGTTATACACCCGAACCCCTTCCGGCGCGGTGGCAAGGCCGAATCCCTTGGTGATCTCCTCTACGGGCCGCTCTTCGATGGGGATGTCCGCCCCCGTGGGCGTCTGCAAATCGATGGAAGACGTCGGTGCGGCCACATAGAAGGGGATCCCGTGTGCTTTGGCCAACACGGCCAGTCCATAGGTACCAATTTTGTTGGCCACATCTCCGTTGGCTGCGACGCGGTCCGTTCCCACGATCACCGCCTGCACCCATCCCTTCTGCATCACGGCAGCCGCCATGTTGTCACAGATCAGTGTGACGTCAATGCCCGCCTGCTGCAACTCGTATGCAGTCAGCCTGGCGCCCTGCAGGACCGGACGCGTCTCGTCGGCAAAGACGCGCAGATGCCATCCCCTTTCCTTTGCCAGATACAATGGCGCCAACGCCGTGCCGTATGCTGCCGTGGCCAATCCGCCCGCGTTGCAATGCGTCAGCACACCCATCCCGTCTTCCAACAATGTGAGCAAATGCTCGCCGATCTTCCTGCACATTTCTGCATCTTCTCGTTGGATCGCGTGCGCTTCCGCCAATAAAGCGGCCTTCAGCTCCGAAACCGGGCGTTCCTTCAGCGTTTCCAACCGCCTCCGGATTCGTTCCAGCGCCCAAGAGAGGTTGACCGCAGTGGGCCGAGCAGAGCGAAGATCTTCCCCCACCCGGCGCAAGGTGGACCATAATCGGCCCGCATCCGCATCCGGCACATCCTTCACTCCCAGATACATCCCGAACGCCGCCGCCGTACCGATCGCCGGCGCCCCTCTCACCGCCAGTTTCACGATCGCTTCTCGCACTTCCTCGGGTGTCGTCAGTTCCAGATAGACCGTCTCAGCGGGCAAGCGCCGCTGGTCCAGCAGCAGGAGCCGGTCTTCCTGCCAGACAACGGAACGTGGGTGCGGGATTTTTTCCATCGAAATCGTCATCTCACTTCGCCACCTTCTCTTTGGCTATTTCCCGGACCCAAGCCGTCAACTGTCCGATCTTTTCCAGCGTCTTCCGCCGATTGATCAACGCCTGACCGATGTGGAGAGCCAACATTTCTGCCTCCGCGCGCACCTGCGGATCTTCGATGGTCTCTAGGTCAGCTACCGGGGCCAGCCCGATCACACGGCGCAACATCTTGCAACCTGCGAAACCGGCACTGTCTTGGAGCACGCGGGTGAGGAAGCGTTCACGGTATCCCGGTACACGCCACATCTCATCCGTGACATGCTCCTGCCACAGAGCGGAAAATTGTTCCTCAAATCCGTTCCAGATGGTTTCAATCGTTTCCAACAGCCATTCTTGATAGGCGATTCGGATTTCTTCGTCCGCGGTATGTCCCTCGTGAGAGGCGTAAGACAACAGCAGGTTGGCAAACAATGCACCGATGTCGAAGCCCATCGGCCCATAATAAGCGAATTCCGGGTCAATCACCTTGGTGCTCGTCTCCGTAACCATGACCGAACCCGTGTGCAAATCGCCGTGTACCAACGCTTGCGCCTGCGTCATAAACGCCTCTTTCAATTCGGCAATCTCCCGCTTGAGCGCATCATCCCGCCAGATCGCTTCCACCTCGGTCCTGATCAATGGGTTGAACGAGTTCGTTTCTGCATCGTAATAGGGATCGGTAAAGACCAATCCTTCGGTGATGTCGCACATTTGCGGGTTAAGAAACCGGCGCACCCACTCTTTTTTCTCCTGACGATCCACATAAAAATCGGAGGTGAAGAAGAGCGTTCGAG
Above is a genomic segment from Polycladomyces subterraneus containing:
- the mtnA gene encoding S-methyl-5-thioribose-1-phosphate isomerase; the protein is MTISMEKIPHPRSVVWQEDRLLLLDQRRLPAETVYLELTTPEEVREAIVKLAVRGAPAIGTAAAFGMYLGVKDVPDADAGRLWSTLRRVGEDLRSARPTAVNLSWALERIRRRLETLKERPVSELKAALLAEAHAIQREDAEMCRKIGEHLLTLLEDGMGVLTHCNAGGLATAAYGTALAPLYLAKERGWHLRVFADETRPVLQGARLTAYELQQAGIDVTLICDNMAAAVMQKGWVQAVIVGTDRVAANGDVANKIGTYGLAVLAKAHGIPFYVAAPTSSIDLQTPTGADIPIEERPVEEITKGFGLATAPEGVRVYNPAFDVTPAELVTAIITEHGVIRPPFGPGLQEAVQRSQG
- the mtnK gene encoding S-methyl-5-thioribose kinase; this translates as MSNYHPLTEAEAVQYARSIPGLFSDGAVLTSREIGDGNLNLVFHIREEGREKGVILKQALPYARVVGESWPLTLDRARIESEALQVQAKLAEGLVPRVYKYDPDLALTVMEDLTDHIVMRKGLIARQQYPYFAEHMARFLARTLFFTSDFYVDRQEKKEWVRRFLNPQMCDITEGLVFTDPYYDAETNSFNPLIRTEVEAIWRDDALKREIAELKEAFMTQAQALVHGDLHTGSVMVTETSTKVIDPEFAYYGPMGFDIGALFANLLLSYASHEGHTADEEIRIAYQEWLLETIETIWNGFEEQFSALWQEHVTDEMWRVPGYRERFLTRVLQDSAGFAGCKMLRRVIGLAPVADLETIEDPQVRAEAEMLALHIGQALINRRKTLEKIGQLTAWVREIAKEKVAK